One Mycoavidus sp. HKI genomic region harbors:
- a CDS encoding ABC transporter ATP-binding protein, with product MASLVFKNVTVQYPIYNSRSQSLRNQLVRVSTGGRIESEAGHIQIVTALKDVSFELKKGDAVGLVGHNGAGKSTMLRTMAGIYTPVAGEIIRQGSVATVLEMGAGMDPELTGYENIIRIAVLMGMSIAQIQKKTQEIEQFTQLGSFLNLPVRTYSAGMATRLMFAVATSTQPDILLVDEVFGTGDAEFQVKAKERMEALISSVGIFVFASHDTDLIRSYCNRFFRLEHGSVMEISTAELPK from the coding sequence ATGGCCAGCTTAGTATTTAAAAACGTTACGGTTCAATATCCGATCTATAACAGCCGCAGCCAATCGCTACGCAATCAACTGGTGCGGGTGAGTACAGGTGGGCGGATTGAGAGCGAGGCCGGACACATTCAAATTGTGACCGCGCTCAAAGACGTTAGCTTTGAGCTTAAAAAAGGTGATGCAGTTGGGCTTGTTGGCCATAACGGTGCGGGTAAAAGCACAATGCTGCGCACCATGGCAGGAATTTATACACCGGTTGCTGGCGAAATTATACGACAAGGTTCCGTGGCGACTGTGCTTGAGATGGGCGCAGGCATGGATCCTGAGCTTACCGGCTATGAAAACATCATTCGCATCGCGGTATTAATGGGCATGTCGATTGCGCAAATTCAAAAGAAAACCCAGGAAATTGAGCAATTTACTCAGTTAGGGAGTTTTTTAAATTTACCCGTTAGAACGTATTCGGCAGGTATGGCGACGCGTTTAATGTTTGCTGTCGCGACTTCGACCCAGCCGGATATCTTACTGGTTGATGAGGTGTTTGGAACGGGTGACGCTGAATTTCAAGTTAAGGCTAAAGAACGGATGGAGGCGCTGATTTCATCTGTCGGTATCTTTGTTTTTGCTTCTCATGACACGGATTTAATTCGTAGTTATTGCAACCGGTTTTTTAGACTTGAGCATGGTAGTGTGATGGAGATTAGTACAGCCGAGTTGCCGAAGTAG
- a CDS encoding NAD-dependent epimerase/dehydratase family protein: MNVLVTGANGFIGRAVCRRLTTEGHSVSMLVRRASIGGSVLPELVHEAADFAGIENTLAGAAPPQVVIHLAARVHLLRDSSSAPLEAFRATNVIGTLRVAHAAVRAGARRFIFVSSVKALGEAEPGRPWREEDTPAPTDPYGISKYEAETALIVLGRETGMEIVIVRPPLVYGPGVRANFLQLMRAIHRGFPLPLGKAQAQRSFIYVENLADVIAQCVTHPAAADRVFHVSDGVDLSTAQLAAALGRALGTPARLWCVPLPWLAWLGRLTGRTMQINRLLQPLRLDITQVRTALNWSPPYAIEAGLLRTATWHQESAETVVK; the protein is encoded by the coding sequence ATGAATGTTCTTGTCACTGGCGCTAACGGTTTTATTGGTCGTGCGGTGTGCCGCAGGCTTACAACTGAAGGGCATTCAGTCAGTATGCTGGTGCGGCGCGCCAGTATTGGCGGTAGCGTTTTGCCGGAGCTGGTGCATGAGGCAGCGGATTTTGCCGGTATAGAAAATACTTTGGCTGGCGCTGCACCGCCGCAGGTAGTGATTCACCTGGCCGCTCGCGTACATTTATTGCGCGATTCATCGTCAGCGCCGCTAGAGGCATTTCGTGCAACTAACGTTATCGGCACATTGCGGGTTGCACACGCTGCGGTGCGTGCTGGGGCTCGACGCTTTATTTTTGTGAGCAGTGTCAAAGCACTGGGTGAGGCGGAACCTGGCAGGCCATGGCGTGAAGAAGATACGCCCGCGCCAACGGATCCTTATGGCATTTCAAAATACGAAGCTGAAACGGCATTGATTGTACTGGGTCGTGAGACGGGGATGGAAATCGTGATTGTGCGCCCACCGCTGGTCTATGGTCCGGGTGTACGCGCTAATTTTCTGCAGCTTATGCGTGCGATTCACCGTGGTTTTCCACTACCGTTAGGTAAGGCGCAAGCCCAGCGCAGTTTTATCTATGTAGAAAACCTGGCCGATGTTATTGCTCAGTGTGTCACACACCCAGCCGCGGCCGACCGGGTTTTTCATGTCAGCGATGGCGTTGACTTGTCCACCGCACAACTGGCGGCGGCGCTTGGCCGTGCACTGGGCACGCCTGCTCGGTTATGGTGCGTGCCGTTGCCCTGGCTTGCTTGGCTTGGCCGTTTGACGGGCCGCACGATGCAGATCAATCGCTTGCTTCAGCCATTACGACTTGATATCACGCAAGTGCGTACGGCCTTAAATTGGTCGCCGCCGTATGCCATTGAGGCAGGATTGTTGCGCACCGCAACTTGGCATCAAGAGTCTGCGGAGACCGTAGTAAAATGA
- a CDS encoding glycosyltransferase → MKIAVAVVTHNRPQLLQEVLDALRNQTYPLTRLMVVDNVSGIETQTLLNQCNDLEVIRFEQNTGGAGGFAKGVECALASDADWVWLLDDDAVPRADALEKLIEALSELPEPVGAICTSVVEHGEVALMHRRFFEPKTLHEPVVPLDAYSGVVVPIHTASFVGFLLNCKAAAEVGKPNASFFIAYDDTEYSLRLHRAGWPLWLAPASVVDHKRSVKGRLRDGPYGTKHYYNLRNQLVVYRHYGEASAWRISAPIIKHGILALLDARVASLRLWKRAWRDSHRVTI, encoded by the coding sequence ATGAAAATAGCTGTAGCAGTTGTTACGCATAACCGGCCTCAGTTATTGCAGGAGGTACTAGATGCTCTACGCAATCAAACTTACCCATTAACACGTTTGATGGTTGTCGATAATGTAAGCGGAATTGAAACGCAGACGCTCTTGAATCAATGTAATGACTTAGAAGTCATACGTTTTGAGCAAAATACGGGGGGAGCTGGTGGTTTTGCTAAGGGAGTTGAATGCGCTTTGGCTTCCGATGCAGATTGGGTTTGGTTACTTGACGATGATGCCGTACCTCGTGCGGATGCGTTAGAAAAGCTCATCGAGGCATTATCCGAATTACCGGAACCTGTAGGTGCGATTTGTACATCGGTGGTAGAGCATGGTGAGGTTGCTTTGATGCACCGTCGTTTTTTTGAACCGAAAACGTTACACGAACCAGTGGTGCCGTTGGATGCATACAGCGGCGTGGTTGTCCCTATTCACACGGCGTCGTTTGTTGGGTTCCTGCTTAACTGTAAGGCAGCAGCCGAAGTCGGCAAGCCTAATGCTAGCTTCTTTATTGCTTATGACGACACTGAATATTCACTTCGGCTACACCGAGCGGGTTGGCCACTCTGGCTCGCGCCAGCAAGTGTTGTCGATCATAAGCGGAGCGTTAAGGGCCGTTTGCGGGACGGTCCCTATGGCACTAAGCATTATTACAATTTGCGCAATCAACTTGTAGTTTATCGGCATTATGGTGAAGCATCAGCTTGGCGCATCTCTGCTCCGATTATAAAACACGGTATTTTAGCTTTGCTTGATGCACGGGTTGCCTCATTGAGGCTTTGGAAACGTGCTTGGCGCGATAGCCATAGGGTTACTATATAA
- a CDS encoding glycosyltransferase family 4 protein, whose amino-acid sequence MLDVSSIWFQLPGLALVAAATVAVILRCLLALDKSRQFAPDVPNHRSLHTQITPRIGGWAMVPTIVIGMIFWTRTLWPIAFAALFLAFVSQFDDRRGLSARVRFAAHGLAVLTVMLGFSLSLAGWQFVLISFLLLWLINLYNFMDGADGLAGGMALFGFGAYAMAAAAAAPDLAGAAALVAGAAVGFLVFNWSPARVFLGDAGSVPLGFLAGALGFLGWLREVWPFWFPALVFSPFIADASVTLCKRLLRGEKFWQAHRTHYYQRMIQMNGNHLAPVRVACGLMAASAGLALIGLHVSVDMQWTGLAVWALILILLGARIDYRWLQYIREGTR is encoded by the coding sequence ATGCTCGACGTATCCTCGATTTGGTTTCAATTGCCGGGTTTGGCGTTAGTTGCGGCGGCGACGGTTGCGGTCATTTTGCGGTGTTTGCTGGCGCTGGACAAGAGCCGGCAGTTTGCTCCTGATGTGCCGAATCATCGTTCATTGCATACCCAGATTACGCCCCGTATTGGCGGGTGGGCGATGGTGCCTACTATCGTGATAGGCATGATATTTTGGACGCGGACCTTGTGGCCAATAGCCTTTGCTGCATTATTTCTGGCTTTCGTGTCGCAATTTGATGACCGGCGTGGTCTTTCTGCGCGTGTGCGATTTGCGGCCCATGGACTGGCAGTGCTGACGGTGATGCTAGGATTTTCTCTATCGCTGGCGGGTTGGCAGTTTGTATTGATCTCGTTTTTACTACTATGGCTGATCAATTTGTACAACTTTATGGACGGTGCTGATGGCCTAGCAGGCGGCATGGCGCTCTTTGGGTTTGGTGCGTATGCCATGGCCGCCGCAGCAGCTGCTCCTGATTTGGCGGGCGCTGCTGCCTTAGTTGCGGGCGCCGCCGTCGGTTTTTTGGTGTTTAATTGGTCGCCGGCACGTGTATTTTTAGGAGATGCAGGATCTGTGCCATTGGGTTTTTTAGCTGGCGCGCTAGGTTTTTTAGGTTGGCTGCGTGAAGTTTGGCCGTTTTGGTTTCCAGCGCTCGTGTTTTCGCCATTTATTGCGGATGCGTCGGTGACATTATGTAAGCGTTTGTTGCGTGGCGAGAAATTTTGGCAAGCGCATCGCACACATTATTATCAGCGGATGATCCAAATGAATGGCAACCATCTGGCTCCAGTCCGAGTTGCGTGTGGCTTAATGGCGGCTAGTGCGGGCTTAGCGCTGATTGGCTTGCACGTGTCAGTAGACATGCAGTGGACAGGGCTTGCCGTGTGGGCGCTGATATTAATTTTATTGGGGGCGCGCATCGATTATCGCTGGCTTCAATATATTCGGGAAGGAACTCGCTGA
- the glf gene encoding UDP-galactopyranose mutase — protein MQKIAIVGAGFSGAVIAHQLARAGYVLDVFDSRPHLAGNCHSERDAETGVMVHVYGPHIFHTSNERVWQFVNQFDQFMPFVNRVKAVVKEKVFTLPINLLTINQFFGKAFSPSEARQFLESIGDSSITAPKNFEEQALRFVGKDLYDAFFKGYTMKQWGMHPSELTASILKRLPVRFNYDDNYYNSAFQGMPKNGYTYIVERLLDHPNIHVMLNTKFDRSMAADFQHIFYSGPIDGWFGFSEGRLGYRTLDFETSRHDGDFQGNAVINYCDADIPWTRISEHKHFSPWESHEKTLIFKEYSRFCGENDVPYYPIRLAQEKSLLARYIDLAQQERDITFVGRLGTYRYLDMHVTIQEALETADSFLAARAAGTMVPPFIVNPL, from the coding sequence ATACAAAAAATTGCAATAGTAGGGGCAGGCTTTTCTGGAGCTGTCATTGCACATCAATTGGCGAGAGCAGGTTATGTACTCGATGTATTTGATAGTCGCCCTCATCTGGCAGGGAATTGCCACTCTGAGCGTGATGCCGAGACAGGAGTGATGGTGCATGTCTATGGCCCACACATTTTTCATACAAGCAATGAGCGCGTATGGCAATTCGTCAATCAATTTGACCAATTTATGCCTTTCGTCAACCGCGTTAAAGCTGTTGTCAAAGAGAAAGTTTTTACGCTCCCGATTAACTTGCTGACGATTAATCAGTTTTTCGGTAAGGCATTTTCACCTAGCGAAGCGCGGCAATTTCTCGAATCAATCGGCGATTCATCAATTACTGCGCCAAAGAATTTTGAAGAGCAGGCATTGCGTTTTGTAGGAAAAGATCTTTATGACGCCTTTTTTAAAGGCTATACGATGAAGCAGTGGGGTATGCATCCATCAGAATTAACGGCGAGCATTTTAAAACGACTGCCGGTTCGCTTTAATTACGATGATAACTATTACAACAGTGCGTTCCAGGGTATGCCGAAGAATGGGTATACCTATATTGTCGAGAGGCTGTTGGACCACCCGAATATTCATGTCATGCTGAACACGAAGTTCGACCGTAGCATGGCAGCAGATTTTCAGCATATATTTTATAGCGGTCCAATCGATGGATGGTTTGGTTTTTCTGAGGGAAGGCTGGGTTATCGCACACTTGATTTTGAGACTTCTCGTCACGATGGTGATTTTCAGGGCAATGCAGTTATTAACTATTGTGATGCCGATATTCCTTGGACTCGTATTTCAGAGCATAAGCATTTCTCACCTTGGGAATCTCACGAAAAGACGCTTATTTTTAAAGAATATAGTCGTTTTTGCGGCGAAAACGATGTTCCCTATTATCCAATTCGTCTCGCTCAGGAAAAATCTCTACTTGCGCGTTATATTGATCTAGCTCAACAGGAGCGAGACATTACTTTTGTGGGTCGCTTAGGCACATATCGATACCTTGATATGCATGTAACGATCCAAGAGGCGCTCGAAACGGCTGATAGTTTTCTGGCCGCACGGGCAGCAGGAACCATGGTTCCTCCATTCATCGTTAATCCGCTCTAA
- a CDS encoding ABC transporter permease, protein MAIFSNIKHFPALQDISEAMQKATLIAFMAWSDVRARYKRSVLGPFWLTLGTAVGTVGLGFIWSELFKIDRNTFIPTLTSGLIIWQFITGCITESPTTFSRQAAIIRNLVLPLSIHPIQLVMKHLINLAHNLPVFFVVAIVFHVKFTYYSLLVVPCLLLVVANLLWITLMLGLLGARLRDLEYLVAAVMPILMFLSPVMYRPNYLPFSQKLMWLNPFSHLIEIVRAPLLGMPPSLFVVYINLAMCVLGWSMTLIFFNKKKTRVALWV, encoded by the coding sequence ATGGCAATCTTCTCAAATATAAAACATTTTCCTGCACTGCAGGATATCAGCGAAGCGATGCAAAAAGCAACGCTTATTGCTTTTATGGCATGGAGTGATGTCCGCGCCCGCTATAAGCGTAGTGTGCTGGGTCCATTCTGGTTAACGTTAGGCACAGCAGTCGGCACCGTAGGGCTTGGCTTTATTTGGAGCGAACTATTTAAAATTGATCGCAATACCTTTATTCCTACGTTAACTTCTGGCTTGATCATTTGGCAGTTTATTACGGGCTGTATTACCGAGTCTCCCACTACATTTAGCCGTCAAGCAGCGATTATTCGCAATTTAGTTTTGCCGCTTTCGATTCATCCGATTCAGTTGGTGATGAAGCATTTAATTAACTTGGCGCATAATTTACCAGTTTTTTTTGTGGTAGCTATAGTATTTCACGTTAAATTCACTTATTATTCATTACTGGTAGTGCCTTGCTTGTTGTTGGTCGTAGCCAATTTACTTTGGATTACTTTAATGCTTGGCTTATTAGGCGCTAGATTGCGGGACCTTGAATATTTAGTGGCGGCGGTTATGCCGATCTTGATGTTTTTAAGTCCCGTGATGTATCGGCCTAATTATTTACCTTTTAGTCAGAAATTGATGTGGCTTAATCCGTTTTCTCATTTGATTGAAATAGTGCGCGCCCCTTTATTGGGTATGCCGCCCTCTTTATTTGTTGTATATATCAATCTTGCTATGTGTGTATTGGGCTGGTCAATGACGCTCATATTCTTTAATAAGAAAAAAACGCGCGTGGCGCTTTGGGTATAA
- the nrdR gene encoding transcriptional regulator NrdR, protein MRCPFCQHEDTQVADSRVAEDGAVIRRRRRCPECDKRFTTYERVELTLPTVVKKEGSRVEFDRHKVAASMQLALRKRPVSAEAVDDAIARIEYQLLSTGEREIYSDKLGELVMNELRQLDKIAYVRFASVYRSFEDIAEFQQVITEIKQLPTTETLPRKR, encoded by the coding sequence ATGCGCTGTCCTTTCTGCCAGCATGAAGATACCCAAGTGGCTGATTCCCGTGTGGCGGAGGATGGCGCTGTCATTCGTCGCCGCCGGCGCTGTCCTGAGTGCGATAAACGCTTTACAACTTATGAGCGAGTCGAGCTCACGTTGCCCACGGTGGTTAAAAAAGAGGGTAGCCGGGTCGAATTTGATCGCCATAAGGTGGCTGCGAGTATGCAACTGGCGCTGCGTAAACGCCCGGTCAGCGCAGAGGCGGTAGACGATGCCATTGCACGGATCGAATATCAATTGTTGAGTACAGGAGAGCGAGAAATCTATAGCGATAAGCTGGGTGAACTGGTCATGAATGAACTGCGCCAGCTCGATAAAATAGCCTATGTGCGTTTTGCATCAGTGTATCGGAGCTTTGAAGATATTGCTGAGTTTCAACAGGTTATTACAGAAATTAAGCAATTGCCAACAACTGAGACGCTGCCCCGCAAGCGTTGA
- a CDS encoding nucleoside-diphosphate sugar epimerase/dehydratase, which translates to MFRLKTTWLALIVFFFDLSAVVVAWLAAYLIRFNGEVPPDFKESALWALVWSLPIHGLAFRIFGLYRGIWVFASLPDLLRIVRAVGASTLAVMIGAAMLQPNPIIPRSVFIVAPVFLFLIMGGARALYRTTREFYRYGGLIAQGKPVLLLGAGNAGASLVRELTRSSEWRLVGLLDDDPAKRGREIQGYKILGPISELQRWTAELKAEHVIIAMPSAPLEIHRQVATLCVRAGVRALVLPALTPLTQGQAFLSRIRQINLEDLLGREPITIDTAHVEMLLKDRVVMVSGAGGSIGSELCRQILRFAPAQLIAFEFSEYAMYTLTEELRDKFPGLSVVPIVGDAKDSLLLDQVMQRYAPYIVFHAAAYKHVPLMEELNAWQAVRNNVLGTYRVGRAAIRWGIKHFVLISTDKAVNPTNVMGASKRLAEMACQALQQTTQFTQFETVRFGNVLGSAGSVVQKFEKQIATGGPVTVTHPEITRFFMTIPEASQLVLQASSMGQGGEIFILDMGQPVRIVDLARDLIRLYGFADEQVKLIYTGLRPGEKLYEELLACDETTLPTPHIKLRIARAREVPSALLDEVLPWLMQRRILTDAEVRRDLRRWVPEYSPQVGPTLAKRA; encoded by the coding sequence ATGTTTCGACTTAAGACCACTTGGCTTGCTTTGATTGTCTTCTTCTTTGATCTGAGTGCGGTTGTCGTCGCTTGGCTAGCAGCTTATCTGATTCGCTTTAATGGCGAAGTACCGCCAGATTTTAAAGAAAGTGCGCTGTGGGCATTGGTCTGGTCGCTGCCTATTCATGGCTTGGCTTTTCGTATATTTGGCTTATACCGTGGTATCTGGGTTTTTGCGAGCTTGCCGGATTTACTGCGCATCGTGCGCGCGGTTGGCGCCAGTACCCTGGCTGTGATGATCGGCGCGGCGATGCTGCAGCCAAACCCGATCATACCGCGCTCGGTGTTTATCGTGGCCCCCGTTTTTCTGTTTCTGATTATGGGCGGGGCACGGGCGCTCTATCGTACGACAAGGGAGTTTTATCGTTATGGTGGCCTGATTGCCCAGGGTAAACCGGTGCTTCTGTTGGGCGCGGGGAACGCAGGTGCGAGCCTAGTGCGTGAGTTAACGCGTTCAAGCGAGTGGCGGCTAGTTGGCTTGCTCGATGATGACCCGGCTAAGCGCGGTCGTGAGATTCAGGGTTATAAAATCCTTGGGCCGATTAGTGAGTTGCAGCGCTGGACAGCTGAACTTAAGGCCGAGCACGTGATTATTGCGATGCCATCGGCGCCGCTTGAGATCCACCGGCAGGTTGCTACTCTGTGCGTGCGGGCGGGGGTCCGTGCGCTGGTGTTGCCAGCCTTGACGCCGCTGACGCAAGGGCAAGCTTTTTTGTCGCGGATCCGGCAGATTAATCTAGAGGATCTGTTGGGCAGAGAGCCGATTACAATTGATACTGCCCATGTTGAAATGCTGCTCAAAGATCGAGTCGTGATGGTGAGCGGTGCGGGTGGCTCGATTGGTTCCGAGCTATGCCGGCAAATCTTGCGTTTTGCCCCCGCGCAATTGATTGCGTTTGAGTTCTCCGAATATGCGATGTATACGTTGACCGAGGAGTTGCGCGACAAGTTTCCTGGGCTATCCGTGGTGCCAATCGTTGGCGACGCAAAAGACTCCTTATTGCTTGATCAGGTCATGCAGCGCTATGCCCCGTATATTGTTTTTCATGCAGCGGCGTATAAACATGTACCCCTCATGGAAGAATTAAATGCCTGGCAAGCAGTACGCAATAATGTGCTGGGTACCTATCGGGTTGGGCGGGCAGCGATTCGTTGGGGCATCAAGCATTTTGTGCTGATTTCAACTGATAAAGCGGTCAATCCGACGAATGTCATGGGCGCGAGTAAGCGTTTGGCTGAAATGGCGTGTCAGGCATTACAACAGACTACTCAGTTTACGCAGTTTGAGACGGTGCGTTTTGGCAATGTACTGGGCAGCGCTGGCAGTGTTGTGCAAAAATTTGAAAAGCAAATTGCTACAGGCGGCCCCGTTACCGTTACGCATCCAGAAATTACGCGCTTTTTTATGACGATTCCCGAAGCGTCGCAATTGGTATTGCAAGCGTCAAGCATGGGGCAGGGCGGCGAGATTTTTATTCTCGATATGGGGCAACCGGTACGGATTGTTGATTTGGCGCGTGACCTAATTCGGCTTTATGGGTTTGCCGATGAGCAAGTTAAACTCATATACACGGGCTTGCGTCCTGGTGAAAAATTATATGAAGAACTGCTCGCATGTGATGAGACAACCCTGCCAACGCCTCATATAAAACTACGTATCGCGCGTGCCCGGGAGGTCCCTAGCGCGTTACTTGATGAAGTGTTGCCGTGGCTGATGCAGCGCCGGATTTTAACTGACGCTGAAGTGCGGCGCGATTTGCGGCGTTGGGTCCCAGAATATTCGCCGCAAGTAGGGCCTACACTGGCCAAACGTGCCTGA
- a CDS encoding glycosyltransferase: MNVLYLAWAPYDDLEQRMGGIRVYMHDLVKEVAKLGHKVTCLSSGHLYSPFTSRTWIEKNRSEDPAISSYAIVNAGVIAPAMFIKNNFTDVFSHEPTERVFMKFMREQGPFDIVHIQSMEGMPYSILGLIKEYWPSTRIIYSLHHYHDLCPKVDLYREHEGLNCNNYDAGRNCVGCYQFDYSSLRKKYYMDYIARRIGVRSKISYARLVSLAKAIWRLTTGLRRLRLYLRKLRTSIRQSTVDHFFVFDPRLVKSFKMRREHIRDVLEKNIDLFIPVSRRTMEVYQHHGYDVSRFRLEYIGTNAAELLRDGHPNIKQVDPNGPLTLCFMGYPSKLKGFEVFLSALNLLSREVTHNIAIVIAGKISDRYTRELSRIGKRFQSVEVCNGYTREDQDHFLANVDLGVVPPQWEDNLPQVAFEFYCHGVPFICSDLGGAQELIEGGEKSFVFHHDKPLELANKITAIFNDRTILDEFWQHGARIQTMREHMQKMLGIYEDELNSANARIGATSRQLP; encoded by the coding sequence ATGAACGTCCTTTATCTGGCATGGGCTCCCTATGATGACCTGGAGCAGCGCATGGGCGGGATACGCGTGTATATGCACGATCTTGTCAAAGAGGTCGCCAAACTAGGCCATAAAGTGACATGCCTGTCGTCCGGCCACCTGTACTCGCCTTTTACGTCCCGTACGTGGATTGAGAAAAATCGATCGGAAGACCCTGCAATCTCGAGCTATGCCATTGTCAACGCAGGTGTAATTGCGCCTGCAATGTTCATTAAAAACAATTTCACCGATGTTTTCAGCCACGAACCGACTGAGCGCGTATTCATGAAATTCATGCGCGAGCAGGGGCCGTTTGACATCGTTCACATACAATCGATGGAAGGCATGCCCTATTCGATACTTGGTTTGATCAAGGAATATTGGCCATCCACACGTATCATCTACTCGTTGCATCACTATCACGACTTGTGCCCCAAGGTTGATCTGTACCGGGAACACGAAGGACTGAACTGCAACAACTACGACGCGGGACGCAATTGCGTTGGGTGCTACCAGTTTGACTACAGTAGCCTGCGAAAGAAATACTATATGGACTATATCGCACGACGAATCGGCGTGCGCTCCAAGATTTCGTACGCACGCCTGGTCTCGCTCGCCAAGGCTATATGGCGCCTGACCACTGGTCTGCGCCGCTTGAGACTCTATTTGCGCAAGCTTCGCACGTCAATCCGACAGTCGACGGTCGACCATTTCTTCGTATTCGATCCAAGGCTCGTGAAGAGCTTCAAGATGAGGCGGGAGCATATCCGCGATGTGTTGGAAAAGAATATCGATCTTTTTATTCCGGTATCTCGGCGCACAATGGAAGTGTATCAACACCATGGTTACGACGTGTCACGCTTCCGGCTTGAGTATATTGGCACCAACGCGGCCGAGTTGCTCCGCGACGGACACCCGAACATCAAGCAAGTCGACCCGAATGGGCCTTTAACGCTGTGCTTCATGGGTTACCCTAGCAAGCTAAAAGGGTTTGAGGTGTTTTTGTCAGCCCTTAATTTACTGTCGCGCGAAGTTACGCACAACATCGCAATCGTCATCGCTGGAAAGATCTCGGACCGTTACACTCGAGAACTCAGTCGTATTGGTAAGCGGTTTCAGTCGGTCGAAGTCTGTAATGGCTATACGCGGGAAGATCAGGATCACTTTCTGGCGAATGTCGATCTCGGCGTTGTTCCACCTCAGTGGGAGGACAATCTGCCGCAAGTTGCTTTCGAGTTCTATTGTCACGGCGTCCCGTTCATTTGTTCCGACCTTGGCGGAGCGCAGGAATTGATTGAAGGGGGTGAAAAATCGTTCGTTTTCCATCATGACAAGCCTCTAGAACTCGCGAACAAGATAACGGCAATCTTTAATGACCGGACGATCCTCGACGAATTCTGGCAGCACGGCGCACGTATCCAGACAATGCGCGAGCATATGCAGAAAATGCTCGGCATTTACGAAGATGAACTCAACAGCGCGAACGCTCGTATCGGCGCTACGAGCCGACAGTTGCCGTGA
- a CDS encoding glycosyltransferase gives MLINESLLDRPESGHVYLSVSVVIFKPNLALLQRTLDSLRCSVANLRAQRGHALSVSVVLIDNGADFISDTWASAFKQDAIEYHLMVGHGNIGYGRGHNLAIEYLTSDYHLILNPDVEMAEDALAQALNFFDKHSAVAAIAPHVSGEDGMTQYLCRRYPTVLDLFARGFLRGKAQALFARRLARYELRELIGSKPTVHERVGQTMDTFISPPIISGCYMMFRMGVLKTIGGFDPRYFLYFEDYDLSLRASAVANIAYVPAVRVVHFGGGASKKGWCHICMFAMSTYRFFNRFGWRWL, from the coding sequence ATGCTGATTAATGAATCACTACTCGACAGGCCCGAGTCGGGGCATGTTTATTTATCTGTATCGGTAGTAATCTTTAAGCCTAATCTCGCTTTGTTGCAGCGTACACTCGATAGCTTACGCTGTTCAGTTGCTAATTTACGCGCGCAGCGCGGCCATGCGCTGTCAGTTTCCGTTGTGCTAATCGATAACGGCGCTGACTTTATTTCTGATACATGGGCTAGCGCTTTTAAGCAGGATGCAATTGAATATCATTTAATGGTTGGTCACGGCAATATCGGCTATGGCCGAGGCCATAACCTTGCGATCGAATATTTAACGAGTGATTACCATCTTATTTTGAATCCGGATGTTGAGATGGCCGAGGACGCGCTGGCTCAAGCGTTGAATTTTTTTGATAAACATTCTGCTGTTGCAGCGATTGCTCCTCATGTGTCAGGTGAGGATGGTATGACTCAATATCTGTGCCGACGTTATCCAACAGTGTTAGATTTATTTGCACGTGGTTTTTTGCGAGGTAAAGCGCAAGCTCTATTTGCTCGCCGGCTCGCACGTTATGAATTGCGCGAATTGATTGGATCTAAACCAACCGTGCATGAGCGAGTTGGCCAAACCATGGATACATTCATTTCACCGCCGATCATTAGCGGTTGCTACATGATGTTTAGGATGGGCGTGCTCAAAACAATAGGTGGTTTTGATCCGCGCTATTTTCTGTATTTTGAAGACTATGATTTAAGCTTGCGTGCGAGTGCAGTAGCCAACATCGCATACGTGCCTGCCGTGCGCGTTGTCCATTTTGGCGGTGGTGCGTCGAAAAAAGGTTGGTGTCATATTTGTATGTTTGCTATGTCGACATATCGGTTTTTTAACCGTTTCGGGTGGCGTTGGCTGTGA